In Dehalococcoidia bacterium, one DNA window encodes the following:
- a CDS encoding xanthine dehydrogenase family protein molybdopterin-binding subunit, with the protein MYESLDHIDPYTKEHYPQSVYHNSKTLKYVGQPKLREGAEGRVMGRETFANDVLLNGMLYLKLKRSPYPHATVKSIDTTKAKALKGVVVVLTNADAPNLINAAPYAYCIAKEVWTQGDCVAAVAAYDEDTAEEGVNLIDVQYNVLPFVLHQDDALKTTAYKLHGDTNEIGSAAIFKRGDVNGPTGFPAADKTITTEFQTVTKPFQGVHPVAPVENESYVARWENDRLYIWSATQNPWGDSRAAATALGLPYNRVVAMNCRIATGFGNKGSDGAGKKIAAYIARMTSHPVKWYQDNDGYFNMQSSSWTAQHHLIKTGLKSDGTIVAFQDICTANGGYRGSRASGGAMEPFPVRLVTPNMYTEGHDAYTNSQCAGVPRCVPHPSSTAATGIHYDQCAEALNMDTSDFILKNVFTGSGVGTHPDKPEYDIGANPCPQFYQQLIDKSGWKTRWKGWNTPVSVNGSKRRGIGTSIHNCRHGALANPESATIMLEPDGTCRVVTGSQECGNGWRTAATLMAAEEMGITPDRVKTPNFNTDVVQETKSPGGSTVLRGTGTAIILACRDAKEQLFRLAIYAKKIAATEPEELETADNFIYLKADPTKKVAIKDITALQGGTSMPGKNVGTHYGGPIIGRGSYVTGRNATMMMMQWSASTAEVEVDTDTGEVTVQEIILGCGVGRDIFHMGNYNQIIGGMAMMIGHALFAGIYKDEATGIDLNPDYSLFKCPTFMDMPAKMDVVMYEEIDPYGPFGAKGTGEPVMPTTTPSILNAIYNALGGLPARKRIFSTMATPDKVLAAIGK; encoded by the coding sequence GTGTACGAATCTTTAGATCATATAGATCCATATACCAAGGAACATTACCCGCAGTCCGTATACCACAATTCTAAAACCCTGAAATATGTTGGCCAGCCTAAGCTCCGCGAGGGCGCCGAGGGCCGGGTCATGGGCAGGGAAACATTCGCCAACGACGTTCTGCTAAATGGGATGCTGTATCTTAAGCTTAAGCGGTCCCCCTACCCACACGCTACCGTAAAGAGCATCGACACCACCAAAGCCAAGGCGCTCAAGGGAGTCGTCGTGGTTCTTACCAATGCCGATGCACCCAATCTGATTAACGCCGCCCCGTATGCATACTGCATTGCCAAGGAGGTTTGGACACAGGGCGATTGCGTTGCCGCCGTGGCAGCTTATGATGAGGACACTGCCGAGGAAGGCGTAAACCTGATTGATGTACAGTACAACGTCTTACCCTTCGTGCTGCATCAGGACGACGCCCTGAAGACTACCGCATACAAACTGCACGGCGATACCAACGAGATTGGCAGCGCGGCTATCTTCAAACGCGGCGATGTCAACGGCCCCACCGGTTTCCCTGCGGCAGACAAGACAATCACCACCGAGTTCCAGACGGTGACCAAACCATTTCAAGGCGTCCACCCGGTGGCACCGGTTGAGAATGAATCGTATGTCGCCAGATGGGAGAACGACCGCCTGTATATCTGGTCCGCTACCCAGAATCCGTGGGGTGACTCGAGGGCCGCAGCTACCGCTCTCGGTCTACCCTACAACAGGGTAGTCGCCATGAACTGCCGCATTGCCACCGGCTTCGGCAACAAGGGTAGTGACGGGGCGGGCAAGAAAATTGCTGCCTACATTGCCCGGATGACGAGTCACCCGGTGAAGTGGTACCAGGATAACGACGGCTACTTCAATATGCAATCCAGCTCCTGGACGGCTCAGCACCACTTAATCAAAACCGGGTTGAAGAGCGACGGCACTATTGTTGCCTTCCAGGACATCTGCACTGCTAACGGAGGGTACCGCGGCTCCCGCGCGTCGGGGGGCGCAATGGAACCCTTCCCGGTTCGTCTTGTAACCCCGAATATGTACACCGAGGGTCACGATGCCTACACCAACTCCCAGTGCGCCGGCGTACCGCGCTGCGTGCCTCATCCGAGCTCAACCGCCGCCACCGGCATACACTACGACCAGTGTGCTGAAGCGCTCAACATGGACACCTCAGACTTCATTCTCAAGAACGTGTTCACAGGCAGTGGCGTGGGCACGCATCCGGACAAGCCCGAGTATGACATCGGTGCCAACCCCTGTCCCCAATTCTACCAGCAGCTGATTGATAAGTCCGGCTGGAAGACCAGGTGGAAGGGATGGAACACGCCGGTGTCTGTCAACGGCAGCAAGAGACGCGGCATAGGCACGTCCATACACAACTGCAGGCACGGCGCCCTGGCTAACCCGGAGTCAGCTACGATAATGCTGGAGCCGGATGGTACCTGCCGTGTAGTCACGGGCTCGCAGGAATGCGGCAACGGCTGGAGGACAGCTGCAACTCTCATGGCCGCCGAAGAGATGGGTATCACCCCTGACCGGGTGAAGACTCCCAATTTCAACACTGACGTCGTTCAGGAAACTAAATCACCCGGCGGCAGCACCGTACTTCGTGGCACCGGGACAGCCATCATTCTGGCATGTAGAGACGCCAAGGAACAGCTGTTCAGGCTGGCTATATACGCCAAGAAAATAGCAGCCACAGAGCCTGAAGAACTCGAGACTGCCGATAACTTCATCTATCTGAAAGCTGACCCGACTAAAAAGGTAGCCATAAAAGATATTACCGCTCTCCAGGGCGGCACCAGTATGCCCGGCAAAAACGTAGGAACACACTATGGCGGCCCGATTATCGGCCGAGGTTCCTACGTTACCGGGAGAAACGCCACCATGATGATGATGCAGTGGTCAGCCAGTACGGCTGAGGTGGAAGTGGACACCGACACCGGCGAGGTGACAGTGCAGGAGATCATTTTGGGATGCGGGGTTGGCCGGGACATCTTCCATATGGGAAACTATAACCAGATAATTGGCGGGATGGCTATGATGATCGGTCACGCCCTGTTTGCGGGTATATACAAGGACGAAGCCACCGGCATCGACCTCAACCCGGACTACTCGCTCTTTAAGTGTCCTACCTTCATGGATATGCCTGCAAAAATGGATGTGGTTATGTACGAGGAAATCGATCCCTACGGCCCGTTTGGAGCCAAGGGAACCGGCGAACCTGTCATGCCTACGACAACACCCAGCATCCTCAACGCTATCTACAATGCCTTAGGCGGCTTGCCCGCAAGGAAAAGGATCTTTAGCACCATGGCGACTCCCGACAAGGTCCTGGCCGCCATAGGCAAATAA
- a CDS encoding molybdopterin dehydrogenase, giving the protein MKTFTHINATTIADAGAKLTQYGSSAMLIAGGTDLISFLKTRCLPDAQLPKYVINLKTIPNLDYIKEDTGGLKLGAMATLDKIAFSPVVLAKWPALAAAARGIAMWQVRCVGTIGGNLCAKKRCWYYRSTWNKFQCVLNGGTGCPAVAGNHRYESVFGATNGCYAVNPNDMAPVLVALSAKIVTNKSTYDAEKFFDGFKVTVMGAGELVTEIQVPVPPAGSKQGWYKAAERQAIDFASASAAILVTPATGTITAARVVLGAVGTTPILSAAAATALVGKTMSEATAEAAGTAAVAAAKEIGPSNKYKIQMAKGCVKKALLS; this is encoded by the coding sequence ATGAAAACTTTTACGCACATCAACGCCACGACCATAGCTGATGCCGGGGCTAAGTTAACCCAGTACGGGAGCAGCGCCATGCTGATTGCCGGCGGCACGGACCTTATATCATTTCTTAAAACTCGTTGCCTGCCAGATGCGCAGCTGCCCAAGTACGTTATCAACCTCAAGACCATACCTAACCTTGACTACATCAAGGAAGACACGGGAGGTCTCAAGCTGGGCGCCATGGCCACACTGGACAAAATCGCCTTCTCCCCGGTGGTTCTGGCCAAGTGGCCTGCGCTGGCAGCGGCCGCTCGTGGGATAGCTATGTGGCAGGTGCGCTGCGTTGGCACTATCGGCGGCAACTTATGCGCCAAGAAGCGCTGCTGGTACTACCGTTCAACCTGGAATAAGTTCCAGTGCGTGCTCAACGGCGGCACCGGGTGCCCGGCCGTAGCCGGTAACCACAGGTACGAATCGGTGTTCGGCGCCACCAACGGCTGCTACGCGGTTAATCCCAACGATATGGCACCGGTGTTGGTTGCCCTGAGCGCCAAGATAGTGACCAATAAATCTACATACGATGCAGAAAAATTCTTTGACGGTTTTAAAGTTACCGTCATGGGAGCGGGTGAATTGGTCACCGAGATCCAGGTGCCCGTACCCCCCGCGGGTAGCAAGCAGGGCTGGTATAAGGCAGCGGAAAGGCAGGCGATAGACTTCGCTTCCGCCAGCGCGGCCATACTTGTTACACCCGCAACGGGAACCATCACTGCCGCCAGAGTAGTGCTGGGTGCCGTAGGTACGACACCCATACTATCCGCCGCAGCAGCAACAGCGCTGGTGGGTAAAACCATGTCAGAAGCAACGGCAGAGGCTGCGGGTACTGCCGCTGTAGCCGCCGCGAAGGAGATTGGGCCTTCCAACAAATACAAAATCCAGATGGCCAAGGGCTGTGTCAAGAAGGCACTTCTGAGCTAA
- a CDS encoding (2Fe-2S)-binding protein: MAFLSACKGETSTETQTVTKTVGAGSTVTVTQTAGAGSTVTVTQPGTTVTGTGGGTAPAGLLHLIVNNIDYWGVVEPQWTLAYVLREKLGLTGTKRGCDAGDCGYCTVIMDGVPIESCIYLAIEADGKKIETVEGFNQSDKLTPLQQAFIDNDGLQCGFCTPGMLMTAKALLAFKPKATEAEIREHMAGVLCRCGSYMTIIKSIQSMTA; this comes from the coding sequence ATGGCGTTCCTGTCAGCCTGTAAAGGAGAAACATCAACAGAGACACAAACCGTCACCAAAACCGTTGGAGCAGGATCCACTGTTACAGTTACCCAGACTGCTGGTGCAGGGTCAACTGTTACAGTTACACAACCTGGCACCACAGTCACAGGTACAGGAGGTGGTACGGCTCCCGCCGGGTTGCTACACCTCATTGTCAACAATATTGACTATTGGGGAGTGGTCGAGCCTCAATGGACCCTGGCGTATGTTCTGAGAGAGAAGCTCGGTCTTACCGGCACGAAACGCGGCTGCGACGCGGGTGATTGCGGGTATTGTACAGTGATAATGGATGGGGTCCCCATCGAATCTTGCATCTATTTGGCAATAGAGGCTGACGGCAAAAAAATAGAAACCGTTGAGGGGTTTAATCAAAGCGATAAACTAACTCCATTGCAGCAGGCGTTTATTGACAACGACGGTTTGCAGTGCGGTTTCTGCACACCGGGGATGTTGATGACCGCCAAAGCCCTGCTCGCCTTCAAACCCAAGGCAACCGAGGCAGAGATCAGGGAGCACATGGCAGGCGTGTTATGTCGCTGCGGTTCTTACATGACCATTATCAAATCTATACAGTCGATGACTGCATAG